Proteins encoded in a region of the Salmo trutta chromosome 34, fSalTru1.1, whole genome shotgun sequence genome:
- the LOC115173491 gene encoding CCR4-NOT transcription complex subunit 3 isoform X3 → MADKRKLQGEIDRCLKKVTEGVEQFEDIWQKLHNAANANQKEKYEADLKKEIKKLQRLRDQIKTWVASNEIKDKRQLVENRKLIETQMERFKIVERETKTKAYSKEGLGLAQKVDPAQREKEEVGNWLTNTIDTLNMQVDQFESEVESLSVQTRKKKGDKEKQDRIEELKRFIEKHRYHIRMLETILRMLDNDTLPVDSIRKIKDDVEYYMDSSQDPDFEENEFLYDDLDLEELPTSPSVSPHPSLVSLAGSLVATSPPGQSLLDDDLFHQISSGTPTSTTSSSPIPATYTTENSEDDKKRGRSTDSEISQSPVKNGNPSSSLSSSSSSSSSSSSSSASGASSGAASSSLASMVTMAGGGQAIAGGNNNSLLGNMGGLLSNSGSYSDATQQQLQQHHHQTQQARNSVLSSNAPSSPSNNILLPSPSASSPAISSTALTPNTQPQAPSRPSPGSTLGLGLGLGLGKGGMSGSPAVSQMSGLGLSGMPASLNTMAGLLAGSTSAPYATAAAGSGTIGSPLAGKISSLSTSSTNSSAVGAVSGHGVSDRSTGLLGSVPGAVGVSGGILGLGSGQSTVQGPPLVTPSPIGGGLAPGSSLGAIGSIGGNSGSGAPSNSVGIGGGSAAIARLPSGQKQNGYSAVVADSTPDSALNSASQLQSSQPSSLTSTTNQLKDSGPSLLGSMTLPTSTPSPSYIESKPSGSSMLNGPLCYTQASESMKPQEPLSTVKSMAEQAALGSAMEGELPLLHLTTDIFPSTTAPPGPPSAPQQPSLSEVSIPPSLGVCPLGPVPLSKDQLYQQAMQESAWTHMPHPSDSERIRQYLMRNPCPTLPFHHQVPPPHSDSVEFYQRLSTETLFFIFYYLEGTKAQYLAAKALKKQSWRFHTKYMMWFQRHEEPKTITDEFEQGTYIYFDYEKWGQRKKEGFTFEYRYLEDRDLQ, encoded by the exons ATGGCTGATAAAAGGAAACTTCAAG GTGAAATAGATCGATGTTTGAAAAAAGTAACGGAAGGCGTGGAACAGTTTGAAGACATTTGGCAAAAG CTTCACAATGCAGCCAATGCTAACCAGAAGGAGAAGTATGAAGCCGACCTCAAGAAAGAGATTAAAAAACTACAG cgtcTTCGAGACCAGATCAAGACGTGGGTGGCCTCCAACGAGATCAAAGACAAAAGGCAGCTAGTGGAGAATCGCAAACTCATTGAGACG CAAATGGAGCGGTTCAAGATCGTGGAACGAGAGACCAAGACAAAGGCTTACTCGAAAGAGGGGCTGGGCCTGGCACAGAAGGTGGACCCGGCCcaaagggagaaggaggaggtcgGCAATTGGCTAACG AATACGATAGACACTCTGAACATGCAGGTGGACCAGTTTGAGAGCGAAGTAGAGTCCCTCTCAGTCCAGACTcgaaagaagaagggagacaaAGAG AAACAGGACCGCATCGAAGAGCTGAAGCGCTTCATCGAGAAGCACCGGTACCACATCCGGATGCTGGAGACCATCCTGCGTATGCTGGACAACGACACCTTGCCGGTGGACTCCATCCGCAAGATCAAGGACGACGTGGAGTACTACATGGACTCGTCGCAGGACCCCGACTTCGAGGAGAACGAGTTCCTCTACGACGACCTGGATCTCGAGGAACTCC ctacctctccctctgtctccccccatcCATCTCTTGTCTCTCTAGCCGGGTCGCTGGTGGCCACGTCCCCGCCGGGCCAATCGCTCCTGGACGACGATCTCTTCCATCAGATCTCCAGCGGCACGCCTACCTCCACCACTTCCTCTTCGCCCATCCCCGCCACGTACACTACG GAGAACTCTGAAGATGACAAGAAAAGGGGACGTTCGACAGACAGTGAAATCAGTCAG TCGCCTGTCAAGAACGGCAACCCCTCTTCGTCGTTGTCTTCCTCGTCGtcgtcctcgtcctcctcctcttcatcatctgcCTCTGGCGCCTCCTCGGGAGCCGCCTCTTCCTCGCTGGCCTCTATGGTGACCATGGCCGGAGGCGGCCAGGCCATCGCCGGGGGCAACAACAACAGCCTCCTGGGCAACATGGGGGGTCTCCTCTCCAACTCTGGCAGCTACAGCGACGCTACCCAGCAGCAACTGCAGCAGCATCACCACCAAACGCAGCAGGCCAGAAACTCAGTCCTCTCCTCCAACGCCCCCTCCAGCCCGTCGAACAACATCCTTCTCCCCAGCCCCTCCGCCTCCTCGCCTGCCATCTCTAGCACAGCCCTCACACCCAACACCCAGCCCCAGGCTCCGTCAAGGCCCTCTCCGGGCTCCACCTTGGGGCTCGGGTTGGGCTTGGGCCTTGGTAAAGGCGGCATGAGTGGGTCACCGGCCGTCAGCCAGATGTCGGGCCTTGGCCTGTCAGGGATGCCGGCGTCCTTAAACACCATGGCCGGTCTCCTGGCGGGCTCCACTTCGGCCCCCTACGCCACGGCAGCAGCAGGCTCCGGGACCATAGGAAGCCCCCTTGCAGGAAAAATCAGCAGCCTGAGCACTAGCAGCACTAACTCCAGCGCAGTGGGAGCGGTGAGCGGACACGGCGTCAGCGACAGATCCACAGGCCTGTTGGGCTCTGTGCCCGGTGCAGTTGGTGTCAGTGGTGGGATCTTGGGCCTTGGCTCAGGACAGTCGACAGTCCAGGGCCCTCCACTGGTGACCCCCAGTCCCATAGGAGGAGGCCTGGCCCCTGGAAGCAGCCTGGGAGCTATAGGAAGCATTGGAGGGAACTCTGGATCAGGAGCGCCAAGCAACAGCGTGGGCATCGGAGGAGGAAGCGCGGCGATCGCAAGGCTGCCCAGTGGACAGAAGCAGAATG GTTACAGTGCTGTAGTAGCAGACAGCACACCAGATTCCGCCCTCAACAGTGCCAGCCAATTACAAAGCAGCCAACCCTCGTCTTTGACCTCCACCACCAATCAGCT TAAAGACAGTGGCCCCAGCCTTTTAGGGTCCATGACCCTTCCCACCAGCACTCCCTCGCCATCCTACATTGAGAGTAAACCTTCAGGCAGCAGTATGCTCAACGGGCCGCTCTGCTACACACAGGCCTCTGAAAGCATGAAG CCCCAGGAGCCTCTGAGCACTGTGAAGTCCATGGCTGAACAAGCGGCACTGGGCtcagcaatggagggagagttGCCCCTTCTGCACCTCACCACAG ACATTTTCCCCAGCACTACAGCGCCTCCAGGGCCTCCCTCGGCCCCCCAGCAGCCCTCGCTCTCGGAGGTCAGCATCCCCCCATCGCTGGGTGTGTGCCCGCTGGGGCCCGTACCCCTGTCCAAAGACCAGCTGTACCAGCAGGCCATGCAGGAGTCGGCCTGGACGCACATGCCCCACCCCTCCGACTCAGAGAGGATCAG GCAGTACCTGATGAGGAACCCGTGTCCCACCCTGCCTTTCCACCACCAGGTGCCACCCCCCCACTCCGACTCTGTAGAGTTCTACCAGAGACTGTCCACGGAGACACTGTTCTTCATCTTCTACTacctagag GGCACTAAGGCCCAGTATCTGGCAGCCAAGGCCTTGAAGAAGCAGTCATGGCGGTTCCACACCAAGTACATGATGTGGTTTCAGAGGCACGAAGAGCCCAAGACCATCACAGATGAGTTTGAGCAG GGGACGTACATTTACTTTGACTACGAGAAGTGGGGACAACGGAAGAAGGAGGGATTCACGTTTGAGTACAGGTACCTTGAAGACCGAGACCTCCAGTGA
- the LOC115173491 gene encoding CCR4-NOT transcription complex subunit 3 isoform X2 gives MADKRKLQGEIDRCLKKVTEGVEQFEDIWQKLHNAANANQKEKYEADLKKEIKKLQRLRDQIKTWVASNEIKDKRQLVENRKLIETQMERFKIVERETKTKAYSKEGLGLAQKVDPAQREKEEVGNWLTNTIDTLNMQVDQFESEVESLSVQTRKKKGDKEDRIEELKRFIEKHRYHIRMLETILRMLDNDTLPVDSIRKIKDDVEYYMDSSQDPDFEENEFLYDDLDLEELPTSPSVSPHPSLVSLAGSLVATSPPGQSLLDDDLFHQISSGTPTSTTSSSPIPATYTTENSEDDKKRGRSTDSEISQSPVKNGNPSSSLSSSSSSSSSSSSSSASGASSGAASSSLASMVTMAGGGQAIAGGNNNSLLGNMGGLLSNSGSYSDATQQQLQQHHHQTQQARNSVLSSNAPSSPSNNILLPSPSASSPAISSTALTPNTQPQAPSRPSPGSTLGLGLGLGLGKGGMSGSPAVSQMSGLGLSGMPASLNTMAGLLAGSTSAPYATAAAGSGTIGSPLAGKISSLSTSSTNSSAVGAVSGHGVSDRSTGLLGSVPGAVGVSGGILGLGSGQSTVQGPPLVTPSPIGGGLAPGSSLGAIGSIGGNSGSGAPSNSVGIGGGSAAIARLPSGQKQNGSTSYSAVVADSTPDSALNSASQLQSSQPSSLTSTTNQLKDSGPSLLGSMTLPTSTPSPSYIESKPSGSSMLNGPLCYTQASESMKPQEPLSTVKSMAEQAALGSAMEGELPLLHLTTDIFPSTTAPPGPPSAPQQPSLSEVSIPPSLGVCPLGPVPLSKDQLYQQAMQESAWTHMPHPSDSERIRQYLMRNPCPTLPFHHQVPPPHSDSVEFYQRLSTETLFFIFYYLEGTKAQYLAAKALKKQSWRFHTKYMMWFQRHEEPKTITDEFEQGTYIYFDYEKWGQRKKEGFTFEYRYLEDRDLQ, from the exons ATGGCTGATAAAAGGAAACTTCAAG GTGAAATAGATCGATGTTTGAAAAAAGTAACGGAAGGCGTGGAACAGTTTGAAGACATTTGGCAAAAG CTTCACAATGCAGCCAATGCTAACCAGAAGGAGAAGTATGAAGCCGACCTCAAGAAAGAGATTAAAAAACTACAG cgtcTTCGAGACCAGATCAAGACGTGGGTGGCCTCCAACGAGATCAAAGACAAAAGGCAGCTAGTGGAGAATCGCAAACTCATTGAGACG CAAATGGAGCGGTTCAAGATCGTGGAACGAGAGACCAAGACAAAGGCTTACTCGAAAGAGGGGCTGGGCCTGGCACAGAAGGTGGACCCGGCCcaaagggagaaggaggaggtcgGCAATTGGCTAACG AATACGATAGACACTCTGAACATGCAGGTGGACCAGTTTGAGAGCGAAGTAGAGTCCCTCTCAGTCCAGACTcgaaagaagaagggagacaaAGAG GACCGCATCGAAGAGCTGAAGCGCTTCATCGAGAAGCACCGGTACCACATCCGGATGCTGGAGACCATCCTGCGTATGCTGGACAACGACACCTTGCCGGTGGACTCCATCCGCAAGATCAAGGACGACGTGGAGTACTACATGGACTCGTCGCAGGACCCCGACTTCGAGGAGAACGAGTTCCTCTACGACGACCTGGATCTCGAGGAACTCC ctacctctccctctgtctccccccatcCATCTCTTGTCTCTCTAGCCGGGTCGCTGGTGGCCACGTCCCCGCCGGGCCAATCGCTCCTGGACGACGATCTCTTCCATCAGATCTCCAGCGGCACGCCTACCTCCACCACTTCCTCTTCGCCCATCCCCGCCACGTACACTACG GAGAACTCTGAAGATGACAAGAAAAGGGGACGTTCGACAGACAGTGAAATCAGTCAG TCGCCTGTCAAGAACGGCAACCCCTCTTCGTCGTTGTCTTCCTCGTCGtcgtcctcgtcctcctcctcttcatcatctgcCTCTGGCGCCTCCTCGGGAGCCGCCTCTTCCTCGCTGGCCTCTATGGTGACCATGGCCGGAGGCGGCCAGGCCATCGCCGGGGGCAACAACAACAGCCTCCTGGGCAACATGGGGGGTCTCCTCTCCAACTCTGGCAGCTACAGCGACGCTACCCAGCAGCAACTGCAGCAGCATCACCACCAAACGCAGCAGGCCAGAAACTCAGTCCTCTCCTCCAACGCCCCCTCCAGCCCGTCGAACAACATCCTTCTCCCCAGCCCCTCCGCCTCCTCGCCTGCCATCTCTAGCACAGCCCTCACACCCAACACCCAGCCCCAGGCTCCGTCAAGGCCCTCTCCGGGCTCCACCTTGGGGCTCGGGTTGGGCTTGGGCCTTGGTAAAGGCGGCATGAGTGGGTCACCGGCCGTCAGCCAGATGTCGGGCCTTGGCCTGTCAGGGATGCCGGCGTCCTTAAACACCATGGCCGGTCTCCTGGCGGGCTCCACTTCGGCCCCCTACGCCACGGCAGCAGCAGGCTCCGGGACCATAGGAAGCCCCCTTGCAGGAAAAATCAGCAGCCTGAGCACTAGCAGCACTAACTCCAGCGCAGTGGGAGCGGTGAGCGGACACGGCGTCAGCGACAGATCCACAGGCCTGTTGGGCTCTGTGCCCGGTGCAGTTGGTGTCAGTGGTGGGATCTTGGGCCTTGGCTCAGGACAGTCGACAGTCCAGGGCCCTCCACTGGTGACCCCCAGTCCCATAGGAGGAGGCCTGGCCCCTGGAAGCAGCCTGGGAGCTATAGGAAGCATTGGAGGGAACTCTGGATCAGGAGCGCCAAGCAACAGCGTGGGCATCGGAGGAGGAAGCGCGGCGATCGCAAGGCTGCCCAGTGGACAGAAGCAGAATGGTAGCACTA GTTACAGTGCTGTAGTAGCAGACAGCACACCAGATTCCGCCCTCAACAGTGCCAGCCAATTACAAAGCAGCCAACCCTCGTCTTTGACCTCCACCACCAATCAGCT TAAAGACAGTGGCCCCAGCCTTTTAGGGTCCATGACCCTTCCCACCAGCACTCCCTCGCCATCCTACATTGAGAGTAAACCTTCAGGCAGCAGTATGCTCAACGGGCCGCTCTGCTACACACAGGCCTCTGAAAGCATGAAG CCCCAGGAGCCTCTGAGCACTGTGAAGTCCATGGCTGAACAAGCGGCACTGGGCtcagcaatggagggagagttGCCCCTTCTGCACCTCACCACAG ACATTTTCCCCAGCACTACAGCGCCTCCAGGGCCTCCCTCGGCCCCCCAGCAGCCCTCGCTCTCGGAGGTCAGCATCCCCCCATCGCTGGGTGTGTGCCCGCTGGGGCCCGTACCCCTGTCCAAAGACCAGCTGTACCAGCAGGCCATGCAGGAGTCGGCCTGGACGCACATGCCCCACCCCTCCGACTCAGAGAGGATCAG GCAGTACCTGATGAGGAACCCGTGTCCCACCCTGCCTTTCCACCACCAGGTGCCACCCCCCCACTCCGACTCTGTAGAGTTCTACCAGAGACTGTCCACGGAGACACTGTTCTTCATCTTCTACTacctagag GGCACTAAGGCCCAGTATCTGGCAGCCAAGGCCTTGAAGAAGCAGTCATGGCGGTTCCACACCAAGTACATGATGTGGTTTCAGAGGCACGAAGAGCCCAAGACCATCACAGATGAGTTTGAGCAG GGGACGTACATTTACTTTGACTACGAGAAGTGGGGACAACGGAAGAAGGAGGGATTCACGTTTGAGTACAGGTACCTTGAAGACCGAGACCTCCAGTGA
- the LOC115173491 gene encoding CCR4-NOT transcription complex subunit 3 isoform X4 yields MADKRKLQGEIDRCLKKVTEGVEQFEDIWQKLHNAANANQKEKYEADLKKEIKKLQRLRDQIKTWVASNEIKDKRQLVENRKLIETQMERFKIVERETKTKAYSKEGLGLAQKVDPAQREKEEVGNWLTNTIDTLNMQVDQFESEVESLSVQTRKKKGDKEKQDRIEELKRFIEKHRYHIRMLETILRMLDNDTLPVDSIRKIKDDVEYYMDSSQDPDFEENEFLYDDLDLEELPGSLVATSPPGQSLLDDDLFHQISSGTPTSTTSSSPIPATYTTENSEDDKKRGRSTDSEISQSPVKNGNPSSSLSSSSSSSSSSSSSSASGASSGAASSSLASMVTMAGGGQAIAGGNNNSLLGNMGGLLSNSGSYSDATQQQLQQHHHQTQQARNSVLSSNAPSSPSNNILLPSPSASSPAISSTALTPNTQPQAPSRPSPGSTLGLGLGLGLGKGGMSGSPAVSQMSGLGLSGMPASLNTMAGLLAGSTSAPYATAAAGSGTIGSPLAGKISSLSTSSTNSSAVGAVSGHGVSDRSTGLLGSVPGAVGVSGGILGLGSGQSTVQGPPLVTPSPIGGGLAPGSSLGAIGSIGGNSGSGAPSNSVGIGGGSAAIARLPSGQKQNGSTSYSAVVADSTPDSALNSASQLQSSQPSSLTSTTNQLKDSGPSLLGSMTLPTSTPSPSYIESKPSGSSMLNGPLCYTQASESMKPQEPLSTVKSMAEQAALGSAMEGELPLLHLTTDIFPSTTAPPGPPSAPQQPSLSEVSIPPSLGVCPLGPVPLSKDQLYQQAMQESAWTHMPHPSDSERIRQYLMRNPCPTLPFHHQVPPPHSDSVEFYQRLSTETLFFIFYYLEGTKAQYLAAKALKKQSWRFHTKYMMWFQRHEEPKTITDEFEQGTYIYFDYEKWGQRKKEGFTFEYRYLEDRDLQ; encoded by the exons ATGGCTGATAAAAGGAAACTTCAAG GTGAAATAGATCGATGTTTGAAAAAAGTAACGGAAGGCGTGGAACAGTTTGAAGACATTTGGCAAAAG CTTCACAATGCAGCCAATGCTAACCAGAAGGAGAAGTATGAAGCCGACCTCAAGAAAGAGATTAAAAAACTACAG cgtcTTCGAGACCAGATCAAGACGTGGGTGGCCTCCAACGAGATCAAAGACAAAAGGCAGCTAGTGGAGAATCGCAAACTCATTGAGACG CAAATGGAGCGGTTCAAGATCGTGGAACGAGAGACCAAGACAAAGGCTTACTCGAAAGAGGGGCTGGGCCTGGCACAGAAGGTGGACCCGGCCcaaagggagaaggaggaggtcgGCAATTGGCTAACG AATACGATAGACACTCTGAACATGCAGGTGGACCAGTTTGAGAGCGAAGTAGAGTCCCTCTCAGTCCAGACTcgaaagaagaagggagacaaAGAG AAACAGGACCGCATCGAAGAGCTGAAGCGCTTCATCGAGAAGCACCGGTACCACATCCGGATGCTGGAGACCATCCTGCGTATGCTGGACAACGACACCTTGCCGGTGGACTCCATCCGCAAGATCAAGGACGACGTGGAGTACTACATGGACTCGTCGCAGGACCCCGACTTCGAGGAGAACGAGTTCCTCTACGACGACCTGGATCTCGAGGAACTCC CCGGGTCGCTGGTGGCCACGTCCCCGCCGGGCCAATCGCTCCTGGACGACGATCTCTTCCATCAGATCTCCAGCGGCACGCCTACCTCCACCACTTCCTCTTCGCCCATCCCCGCCACGTACACTACG GAGAACTCTGAAGATGACAAGAAAAGGGGACGTTCGACAGACAGTGAAATCAGTCAG TCGCCTGTCAAGAACGGCAACCCCTCTTCGTCGTTGTCTTCCTCGTCGtcgtcctcgtcctcctcctcttcatcatctgcCTCTGGCGCCTCCTCGGGAGCCGCCTCTTCCTCGCTGGCCTCTATGGTGACCATGGCCGGAGGCGGCCAGGCCATCGCCGGGGGCAACAACAACAGCCTCCTGGGCAACATGGGGGGTCTCCTCTCCAACTCTGGCAGCTACAGCGACGCTACCCAGCAGCAACTGCAGCAGCATCACCACCAAACGCAGCAGGCCAGAAACTCAGTCCTCTCCTCCAACGCCCCCTCCAGCCCGTCGAACAACATCCTTCTCCCCAGCCCCTCCGCCTCCTCGCCTGCCATCTCTAGCACAGCCCTCACACCCAACACCCAGCCCCAGGCTCCGTCAAGGCCCTCTCCGGGCTCCACCTTGGGGCTCGGGTTGGGCTTGGGCCTTGGTAAAGGCGGCATGAGTGGGTCACCGGCCGTCAGCCAGATGTCGGGCCTTGGCCTGTCAGGGATGCCGGCGTCCTTAAACACCATGGCCGGTCTCCTGGCGGGCTCCACTTCGGCCCCCTACGCCACGGCAGCAGCAGGCTCCGGGACCATAGGAAGCCCCCTTGCAGGAAAAATCAGCAGCCTGAGCACTAGCAGCACTAACTCCAGCGCAGTGGGAGCGGTGAGCGGACACGGCGTCAGCGACAGATCCACAGGCCTGTTGGGCTCTGTGCCCGGTGCAGTTGGTGTCAGTGGTGGGATCTTGGGCCTTGGCTCAGGACAGTCGACAGTCCAGGGCCCTCCACTGGTGACCCCCAGTCCCATAGGAGGAGGCCTGGCCCCTGGAAGCAGCCTGGGAGCTATAGGAAGCATTGGAGGGAACTCTGGATCAGGAGCGCCAAGCAACAGCGTGGGCATCGGAGGAGGAAGCGCGGCGATCGCAAGGCTGCCCAGTGGACAGAAGCAGAATGGTAGCACTA GTTACAGTGCTGTAGTAGCAGACAGCACACCAGATTCCGCCCTCAACAGTGCCAGCCAATTACAAAGCAGCCAACCCTCGTCTTTGACCTCCACCACCAATCAGCT TAAAGACAGTGGCCCCAGCCTTTTAGGGTCCATGACCCTTCCCACCAGCACTCCCTCGCCATCCTACATTGAGAGTAAACCTTCAGGCAGCAGTATGCTCAACGGGCCGCTCTGCTACACACAGGCCTCTGAAAGCATGAAG CCCCAGGAGCCTCTGAGCACTGTGAAGTCCATGGCTGAACAAGCGGCACTGGGCtcagcaatggagggagagttGCCCCTTCTGCACCTCACCACAG ACATTTTCCCCAGCACTACAGCGCCTCCAGGGCCTCCCTCGGCCCCCCAGCAGCCCTCGCTCTCGGAGGTCAGCATCCCCCCATCGCTGGGTGTGTGCCCGCTGGGGCCCGTACCCCTGTCCAAAGACCAGCTGTACCAGCAGGCCATGCAGGAGTCGGCCTGGACGCACATGCCCCACCCCTCCGACTCAGAGAGGATCAG GCAGTACCTGATGAGGAACCCGTGTCCCACCCTGCCTTTCCACCACCAGGTGCCACCCCCCCACTCCGACTCTGTAGAGTTCTACCAGAGACTGTCCACGGAGACACTGTTCTTCATCTTCTACTacctagag GGCACTAAGGCCCAGTATCTGGCAGCCAAGGCCTTGAAGAAGCAGTCATGGCGGTTCCACACCAAGTACATGATGTGGTTTCAGAGGCACGAAGAGCCCAAGACCATCACAGATGAGTTTGAGCAG GGGACGTACATTTACTTTGACTACGAGAAGTGGGGACAACGGAAGAAGGAGGGATTCACGTTTGAGTACAGGTACCTTGAAGACCGAGACCTCCAGTGA